A genomic window from Cyanobacteriota bacterium includes:
- the ndhC gene encoding NADH-quinone oxidoreductase subunit A, translating to MFALSGYEYVLGFLLVCGLLAVVALVLAAVLRPRFASAERRTTYESGIDPFGGAWIQFNIRYYMFALVFVIFDVETVFLYPWAVAFSRLGVLAFIEALIFIAILVVGLAYAWRKGALEWS from the coding sequence GTGTTTGCACTAAGTGGCTATGAATACGTTTTGGGTTTCTTGTTGGTTTGTGGATTATTAGCCGTTGTGGCATTGGTGTTGGCAGCAGTTCTACGTCCGCGCTTTGCCAGTGCTGAACGCCGTACCACCTACGAATCTGGAATTGACCCATTTGGTGGCGCGTGGATCCAGTTCAATATTCGTTACTATATGTTTGCACTGGTATTTGTCATCTTTGACGTGGAAACTGTGTTTCTCTACCCTTGGGCTGTTGCCTTTAGCCGCCTAGGTGTGTTGGCATTTATCGAAGCATTGATTTTTATCGCGATTCTGGTTGTTGGTTTGGCTTACGCATGGCGTAAAGGAGCTTTGGAATGGTCATGA
- the ndhK gene encoding photosynthetic/respiratory NAD(P)H-quinone oxidoreductase subunit K yields the protein MVMSSENSLATLIDQQKERILNPIDRTQVTQELSENVVLTTVDDLYNWARLSSLWPMLYGTACCFIEFAALIGSRFDFDRFGLLPRATPRQADLLITAGTITMKMAPALVRLYEQMPNPKYVIAMGACTITGGMFSMDSPTAVRGVDKLIPVDVYLPGCPPRPEAIIDAIIKLRKKIANDSLQERAKLGQTHRFYTRSHAMRPVKPILTGKYVQAEARQVPPKELMEAIGMPVPPALLTAQQEVVNRG from the coding sequence ATGGTCATGAGTTCAGAAAACTCTCTAGCAACGCTGATTGATCAGCAGAAGGAGCGGATCTTAAACCCGATCGACCGCACCCAGGTTACTCAAGAGCTTTCGGAAAATGTTGTGCTAACAACGGTGGACGATCTCTACAACTGGGCGCGCTTGTCTAGCCTGTGGCCAATGCTGTATGGCACAGCTTGCTGCTTCATTGAGTTTGCAGCTCTAATTGGCTCTCGGTTTGACTTTGACCGCTTTGGCTTGCTGCCTCGTGCCACTCCTCGACAAGCTGATTTGTTGATTACCGCTGGCACGATTACGATGAAGATGGCACCGGCCCTAGTGCGCCTGTATGAGCAGATGCCTAATCCTAAGTATGTTATTGCTATGGGAGCCTGCACGATCACGGGTGGCATGTTCAGTATGGACTCCCCCACAGCCGTGCGCGGGGTTGATAAGTTGATTCCCGTGGATGTGTATTTGCCTGGCTGCCCTCCTCGCCCCGAAGCTATTATTGATGCCATTATCAAGTTGCGTAAGAAGATTGCTAACGACTCGTTGCAGGAGCGGGCTAAGCTAGGGCAAACTCATCGTTTCTACACTCGTAGCCATGCTATGAGGCCAGTGAAGCCGATTCTGACGGGTAAGTATGTGCAGGCAGAGGCGCGTCAAGTGCCACCTAAGGAGCTGATGGAGGCGATCGGAATGCCAGTGCCCCCTGCTCTACTAACCGCTCAACAGGAGGTTGTAAACCGTGGCTGA
- a CDS encoding NAD(P)H-quinone oxidoreductase subunit J, whose amino-acid sequence MADPTSTPEPTATAIVEAGKVSKWLTENGFDHEPLEPDHLGVEVLKVSADFLLPIATALYAYGFNYLQCQGGYDVGPGKELVSFYHLIKVTDDADRPEEVRIKVFLPRENPVVPSVYWIWKAADWQERETYDMYGIIYDGHPNLKRILMPEDWVGYPLRKDYISPDFYELQDAY is encoded by the coding sequence GTGGCTGATCCAACGTCTACTCCCGAACCTACTGCAACTGCGATCGTGGAAGCGGGCAAAGTGTCTAAATGGCTGACGGAAAATGGTTTTGACCATGAGCCATTGGAGCCTGATCACCTAGGGGTAGAGGTACTCAAGGTGTCGGCAGATTTTCTACTGCCGATCGCTACAGCCCTCTATGCTTACGGCTTTAACTACTTGCAATGTCAGGGTGGCTATGACGTAGGCCCTGGTAAGGAGTTGGTGAGCTTCTATCACCTAATTAAGGTAACAGATGATGCTGATCGACCAGAAGAAGTGCGCATCAAGGTATTTCTTCCTAGGGAAAATCCTGTAGTGCCCTCAGTCTACTGGATTTGGAAGGCAGCCGATTGGCAGGAGCGAGAGACCTACGATATGTACGGTATTATCTACGACGGTCATCCTAACTTGAAGCGCATTCTGATGCCAGAAGACTGGGTAGGCTATCCCTTGCGGAAGGACTACATTTCCCCAGACTTCTATGAACTGCAAGATGCCTACTAA